CCCGAGGCGCCGTCGAACTTGACAGCCGAATAGTTCTGCGCGTCCGCGGACGTGGTCGTGTAGTTCGAGGTGATGGTGCCGTAGTTGCTCACCACCGTGTTCATGCCGGCTTTGACGCCGTCATTGTCCGAGGCGGTGATCAGGCCGGTGGACTGGTTGGTGATGGTGATCTTCAGACTGGTGGAGGTCAGGTCACCCAGATCGATGCCCTGGCCGCCCGCCGTCGAGCGGATGGTGCCGGCATTGTTGATGGCGATCACCGCCGCCGAGGTGCTGCCGGCATTGCCCGCGATCTTGATGGCATCGTCCGTGCCGGAAATCAGCCCGCCGATCCCGTTGGTGAGGGAGAGGGACACCAGCGTGTCGACGTTCGAGGCGGTGTCGAACTTGATCGCCCGCTTGCCCGCCGAGGTCGTGGAGATGGTGCCGGAATTGCTCAGGCTGATGGTGCCGCCGCCGAGGCGCACGGCGTCCGAACCGCTGGACTGGATGGAGCCGGAATTGGTGATCGTCACGATGGCGTTCGTGGCCGTGGCCTTGTCGAAATCCAGCGCCTGGCCCGTCGACGAGACGATGGTGCCGGAATTGCTGAGCAGGAGCGTCCCGCCCGCCAGCGTGCCGTTGATGCGGAAGCCGTCGTCCGTCGCCGTGATGGCGCCGCCGTTGTTCACCGTGAGCAGGCCGGTGACGGTGGACGTGGTGTCGACGGCGCGGTTGCCGGACGAGATGGTGCCGGCATTGTTGAGCACGACCCCGGTGCCGGTGGCGATGCCGAGCGTCACGCTGCTGGCGGTGGTGGAAAGCGTGCCGCCGACCGACACGGCGCCGGTCTGCGTACCCGTCAGCGTTTGCACCGTCGTGTTGGTGCTGCCCGTCGGCACGGTGAAGCTGGCAGCAAGAACGGGCGCCGGCGCAAAGGCCAGGGCGCAGGCAATAGCCGTCCGCGAGACGGACGAGGAAAGGCAGCGCATGGAATGTAACCCCCGCAGATCACGCTGCCCCTACGGGCGTTCCATGACGGACAGGTGACAATCAGCGCGCCTGCCATTTTCAATGACGCCGCCTCTCCTGACGGGGGGGAGGCGTGCCGTTCCGGTCACACGTGGTCGGGCGGCTTCGGCAATCCGGGGTTGCGCTTCGGGCGGTTCCGGAGGTCGCGTCGTCGATGCCGGACGCGCAAATCGGCCGGCGGCCAAACCTGTGTATGATATCGGCGGGCGCGAGCTGCGGGTAAGGTGGCGCGATGCGGGTGCGCGGAGACGGACCCGAGGTCCTGCATGTGTCGAGGTGTCCCCCGAAGTGTCCCCAGTGCCGACCATCGCGATCATCGACGATGACGAAGCCGTCCGCCGGGCGACCGAAAGTCTCATCCGCTCCCTCGGGTTTGGCACACGCTCCTTCGCGTCCGCAGAGGACTTCCTGAAGTCTGCCGAGCGCGATCAGGCCGACTGCGTCATCACCGACATTCACATGGCGGGCATGAGCGGCGTGGACCTCCAGAGCCGGCTGCGGGCCGAGGGCGACATGGTGCCCCTCATCTTCATCACCGGATATCCCGAGGAGAAGGTGCGCCGGCAGGTGGACGCGGCCGGTGCCTTCGGTTTTCTGGCCAAGCCCTTCGAAGGCAACGCCATGATCGACTGCATCGATCGCGCGCTCGAAGCACGCGCGGCCCGGCGTCCGGTCTGAACCGGGCGCCTCCCGGCTAACCCCCAGGCGCCGGCAGCCGGAACGGGAAGACGCTGCCCGCCCCGAGCGTGGAGTGCGCCTCCGTCCTCCAGTAATGTCGCGGCTTCGAGACGACGCGTGCCGGCCTCGATGCTCTCCCGCGTCCCTTCGGGCGTGAGGATGAGACCGTCGAAGGACGCGGCATCCGTGCCGCGCGGGTGCACGGGCTTGTCGTTATCGAAGTCGCGCGCGCTGTCCACGGTGAGGTCCTTCAACAGCTCTCTGCCATCTCGGATCGCGCTCTAGTGCAAGCCGGCCTTCGCCGTATCCGGACTTCATGCCGCAGGATCAGCGGGCAGTATTGAACGTCCTGCTCATCGACGGAAGGAACGCTTGAATTCTCAAGCGTCAGTGGTGCGTTCCATTCCATCAGGAACAGGGCCGGGCGCCGACGCGCCGGGCCGGTTGGATGCCAGCGGTCAGGGTGAGGCTGCGGCATTCGAATTCCCGATCGCTGCATCCGGATGATCGTCGGGAAACCGGATGCGGATCACTTGCACAATCCGGGCTCGGCTGAAAAAGACGTGCAGAATCAAAGAGATTTCATTTTCACAGAAGCTGGCACGGCCCTTGCCAATCTGTTTTGCGAGGCCAGCCTCCGCCGATCTCCGGCGCGCTGCCCCTCGAGACAGAATAGAGTATGGCGGACACGAAAATGGCTTCTCAGCTCAAGCACGTCGAAAGCACCAAGGCTCCCCTGCACGCGCTCGCGTCTTCCGGTCTGGCGCTGCTGCACGAACCCAACCAGAACAAGGGCACGGCCTTCTCCCGCGACGAGCGCCAGGCGCTGGGCCTCGAAGGCCTGCTGCCGCACGCGGTGGAATCCCTCGACCGGCAGGTGGAGCGCGTTCTGTCCCATCTCGATACCAAGATGGATGATCTGGAGCGCTATATCTATCTGATCGGCCTCGAAGACCGGAACGAGACCGTCTTCTACAAGACGATCATGTCCGACCCCAAGCGCTTCATCCCGATCCTCTATGACCCCACCGTCGCCGATGCCTGCCTGACCTTCGGCAATCTCTATCGCCGCGCCCGGGGCATGTACATCACCCGCCACATGAAGGGTCGCATTGCTGAGGTGCTGCGCAACTGGCCGCGCAAGGACGTGCGCTTCATCTGCGTCTCCACCGGCGGCCGCATCCTCGGCCTTGGCGATATCGGCGCCAATGGCATGGGCATCCCGATCGGCAAGCTCCAGCTCTATACGGCCTGCGCCGCAGTGCCGCCGGATTGCCTGCTGCCCGTTCTGTTCGACATCGGCACCACCAACGAGAGCCTCAGGGCCGATCCCTTCTATCTCGGCACCCGCGAGCCCCCGCTGGCCGAGGCGGAGCTCGATGAACTGACCGAGGAATTCATCACCGCGGTACAGGAGGTGTTCCCCGACTGCTGCGTGCATTTCGAGGACTGGAAGGGCACCGACGCCATCCGCATGCTCGACCGCTACCGCGACCGCATCCTGACCTACAATGACGACATCCAGGGCACGGCCAGCGTGGCGCTGGCGGGCATCGCCGCGGCGATGAACATCACCGGCGGCAAGCTCTCCGAGCAGCGGGTGCTGTTCCTCGGCGCCGGCTCCGCGGGCATCGGCATTTCCAAGCTCATCGCCGCCGAAATGCAGACCAAGGGTCTCACCGCCGAGGAGGCGCGCGCCCGCATCGCCCTCTTCGACGTCAACGGCCTCGTGGAAGCCTCGCGCACCGACCTCACCGAGGCGCAGAAGCTCTATGCCCACAAGGGTCCGCCGACCAAGGACTTCGTGAAGTTCATCAAGGAATTCAAGCCAACCGTCCTGATCGGCGTGAGCACCAAGGCGGGGGCCTTCAACCAGCAGGTGGTGGAAGCCATGAGCCAGTTGAACGAGCGCCCGGTGATCTTCGCGCTGTCCAACCCCACCACGAAGGCCGAGTGCACGGCGGAGCAGGCCTATACCTGGTCCAAGGGCAAGGCGCTCTTCGCGGCCGGCGTACAGTTCGACGACGTGGAGTTCGAGGGCAAGATCTACCGTCCGGGCCAGGCCAACAACTTCTACATCTACCCGGCGATCGGCCTTGCCACCTATGTGGCGCGTCCCAAGCGCCTGACGGATGAGTGCTTCATCGTGGCGGCGCATGCCACCGCCGATCAGGTCGGCCCCGCGCTCTGCGCCAAGGGGATGCTGTATCCGAGCCAGGATCAGATCCTTGAGACGGAAGTCACCACCGCGACCCGCATCGTCGAATACATGTTCGATGCCGGCCTCGCGCAGGTGGAGCGTCCCCGCGACATCCGCGCCTGGATCGAGGGGCAGCTCTACAAGCCCCACTATTGAGCACTTTCCCATCCTGATCCGGAACCTGCGGGTTCCCGAGTTCCTGGGTACCGGGCCGGCGGATGCCGGCCCGGTCGACCATGTCGCTTGGAGACGTGTCATGTCCTCCGTTATCGCAACCATCCAGAAGTATCCGGAGATCGCGATCTATCTCACGATCGCCATCGGCTTCTGGGTCGGGAATCTGAAGATCGGCAATTTCAGCCTCGGAACCGTCACCAGCACCCTGCTGGCGGGCCTGCTGATCGGTCAGGCCAACATCTCGCTGCCGCCGGTGCTTCAGTCCACCTTCTTCGCCATGTTCCTGTTCGCCGTCGGCTATGCGGTGGGCCCGCAGTTCGTCCGCGCGCTCCGCAGCGATGGCCTGCCGCAAGTTGTGTTCGCGGTTCTCGTGTGCATCTCCGGTCTTGTGACGGCGGTCATTCTTGGCAAGCTCCTGGGCTACAATGCCGCGCTCACCGCCGGCCTCCTGTCGGGCGGCTACACCAATTCCACCGTCCTCGGCGTCGCGACCGACCTCATCTCCCAGTCAGGTCTCGACCCGCAGCAACTGAAGATGGCGCTGTCGCTCATGCCGGTCGCCTATGCGGTGACCTATCCCTTCGGCACGGCGGGGTCCGCCTGGATCCTCGCCACCCTTGCCCCGAAGATGCTGAAGTTCGATCTGGCGGCGGAATGCGAGGCCTATGAGAAGGCCCATGGCACCGGCGTCGGCAACGGCACCACTGCCTATCGCGAATTCTCCGCCCGCGCCTTCCGGGTCAACAATCCGGAACTGATCGGCAAGAGCGTGCGGGAGATCGAGCGGCTGTTCAACCACGAGATCTTCGTGCGCCGGGTGCGCAACGGCAATCGCATCGTGGATTGCGACGATTGCACGGTCATCCACGAGAATGACGTGGTGGCCTTCTCCGGCAGCCTGAGCGCGCTCATCGCCTATCAGGACCGCTTCGGCGTCGAGGTGAAGGACGTGCCCCTGCTGGACTTCTCCACCGAGCTGCTGGACCTCGTGGTGACCAACCGCGCCTATGCCAACAAGACCCTCGGCGAGATCCTGCGTACGCTGTTCGGCAAGCCCGGCCGCGGCGTGTTCCTCACCAAGTTCGTGCGGTCGGATCTGGCGATGCCGCTCAACAGCGAGATCACCATCCAGCGGGGCGACGTGCTTACCATCCTTGGTGCCAAGGAGGACGTGGCCAAGATCGCGAAGGAGCTCGGCTATGCCGACCGTCCGCTCGAGAATTCGGATATGGCCTTCATGGGCTTCGGCATCGTGGTGGGCAGCCTGCTCGGGGCTATCACCGTGCATGTGGCGGGCATTCCGCTCAGCTTCGGCACGTCGGTGGGCGCCATCGTCGCCGGCATCTTTTGCGGCTATCTGCGCTCAACCAAGCGCACCTTCGGCCGTATCCCCGGCCCGGCGCTCTGGGTGTTCAACAATGTGGGCCTCAACGGCTTCATCGCGGTGATCGGCCTCAATGCCGCGCCCGGCTTTGTCTCGGGTCTCCAGACTTACGGTGTGACGCTGTTCCTCGCCGGAACGGTGGTGACCATGGTGCCCCTCTTCGTCGGGCTCTTCCTTGGCCACTACGTGTTCAAGTTCAACCCGGCGATCATGCTCGGCGCCTGCGCCGGCGCCCGTTCCACCACGGCGGCGCTGGGTGCTCTCCAGGATGCCGGGCGCAGCAAGGTGCCGGCGCTCGGCTACACCATCGGCTATGCGGTCTCCCGCCTCGTCATGGCCGTGCTGACCATCGTCGTCGTCAACGTCTTCTGAGCCAGTCCGGGCGCCGCTGTCCGCCCTTGCGGGAGGTGGCGGCGTCCGGGCGGCCGGGACCGACGGTCCGGCACGGGCCTTTCCGGGATGGGGCGCGACACGGCTTCTTCCAGCCGCCGCGCCACCTCCACCGCCACACGGCGGATCGTGCGAGGATCGCGCGGGTGCGATGCGTCCGCGCCATGGCGTGCCGGCCATGACCTCCGATCCGCTTCAAGGGCTGCGCCTCTCCCGGGCGCAGCCCTTTTGTTTCGGCAAGGTTCGGCGGACGGGTGGGGTCGCATGGAACATCCGGCGCGTCTTCCCGGCTCCGCCTTTTACGCGCCAACATGTCTGGCTCAAACGAAAAGCGGCGCCTCCGGGGCGCCGCTTGCTTTGGTGAAGAAGACCGCCGGAGCGGACCGCATGCTCAGGGCACGGGTGACGGCTCGCCGATCCGGTATTCGGCCGGGAACGTATGGAGCGAGCTCTCCACCACCGTCACGGCCCCGTCGATCAGCCCGCAGCGGCCGCTGCCCGGAAGGATCTGGCAGAGGTTGTAGAGGGCGGCGAGATCCGCCGGCACGGCACGCCCGCTGTCCACCCGGTCCAGCAGCCGCGCCATCTGGAACGTCCCCGCCTTGCAGGGTGGGCACTGTCCGCACGAGCCCTTGGCGAAGAAGTCGATATATTCCGCCACCTTGCGCACGATGCTGGTGCCTTCCGAAATGACGATCATCGCCCCGGTGCCGAGACGGGAGCGGCGCGCCCGCACGGAATCGAAGTCGAGGGCGACGTCCAGGTCGCGGGCGGTGAGCAGCGTGTTGGAGGGGCCGCCGGTGAACACCGCCTTGAAGGCCTTGCCCTCCAGCATGCCGCCCCCGTGGACGAAGATCAGGTCCTGGAGCGGCGTGCCCATGGGCAGCTCGTAGAGCCCCGGGCGAAGCACGTCGCCCGAGAGGGAATAGAGCTTCGTGCCCACCGCCTCCCCGAGGCCGAGCCGCCGATACCACGCTGCACCGTGGCGCAGGATGTGGGGTACGTTGGCGAGCGTCTCGGTGTTGTTGATGAGCGTCGGGGTGCCGCGATAGCCGCTTTCCGCCGGAAAGGGCGGCTTGCGGCGCGGAAAGGGAAAGCCGCCTTCGAGGCTCGAGATGACCGCCGTCTCCTCGCCGCCGATATAGCGGCCCGATGTGGGGAAGACGGTGAGTTCGAGGGTCGCTCCGATCCGCCGCTCCACCGCGCGCAGGCGATCGGTATCCGCCCATTGCGCGACGGCGCGGCGCATCTCCGCCAACGCCTCGATCTGCTGGGGGTTGATATAGAGGAAGACGCGCCGGGCGCCGATGGCCAGTGCCGCGATCAGCGCGCCCTCGATCACCTGATGGGGCGTCCAGCGCAGCAGATGGCGATCCTTGAAGGTGCCGGGCTCGTCCTCATTGCCGTTGCAGACCACGGTCCGGTCGGTGTTCTGCGCCGCCGCGGCGGCGGCCCACTTGCGGTGGGTGGGAAAGCCGGCGCCGCCCATGCCGCGCAGGCCTGCGGCCTCCAGCGCCGGGATGATGGCGCCGGGATCGGCAAGGGCGGCGTCGAGGCCCAGCCCGCCGCCGGCGGCGAACCATCCGTCGAGGTCCGCCCCGAGCTGGATGGCGGGATTCAGCAGGATCTGATTGAGCGAGGTCATGGGTTCCCCCTGTCTGTGGTGCCCCGGCGCAGAGCGAAATTGCCGTAGGTGGGATAGAGCTGCGGGGCGCGCAGATCCGCCGGCAGCCCCGCCCGCGCCAGTTCCCGCCGCCAGCGGTGGACATGGGAGAGGCCGCCGCGCCCCGGCGCGTGGGGCGGCCTCGCTTCGGCGGCGCGCGCGCCGGCCCGCCGGCCGAAGCTGATGATGTCGAGCAGGGCGTTGCCCATCAGACGGTTGCGGCCGTGGATGCCGCCGGTGACTTCGCCGGCGCAGAACAGGCCGGGCACGGCGGTTGCCCCGTCGCCGTCGATCTCGATGCCGCCATTCTGATAGTGGAGCGTCGGATAGATGAGGAAAGGCTCGGTCCTCGGGTCGAGACCGCACTTTGCGGCCAGATGCCCGAGCGAAACGAGATCGCGCTCCAGCAGGTCCGGCCGCGCGGCGAGCGCACCGCGCACGTCGAGGAAGACGCCCGTCTCCCCGTCCCGCATGATGCCGCGCTGCTCCGCGCATTCGCGCAGGATCGCGGCGGCCACCACGTCGCGGGGCTGGAGCTCGTCCACGAAGCGCTCTCCGAGGCCGTTGAGCAACACGGCGCCGGCCGAGCGTGCGGCCTCCGAGATCAGGCCGCCCGCCAGATGGCGCGGCCAGGCGACGCCGGTCGGGTGATACTGGAAGGAATCCAGATCCCGCATCCGCGCGCCCAGCCGATAGGCCAGCA
The Azorhizobium caulinodans ORS 571 genome window above contains:
- a CDS encoding response regulator transcription factor, with protein sequence MPTIAIIDDDEAVRRATESLIRSLGFGTRSFASAEDFLKSAERDQADCVITDIHMAGMSGVDLQSRLRAEGDMVPLIFITGYPEEKVRRQVDAAGAFGFLAKPFEGNAMIDCIDRALEARAARRPV
- the aspT gene encoding aspartate-alanine antiporter — protein: MSSVIATIQKYPEIAIYLTIAIGFWVGNLKIGNFSLGTVTSTLLAGLLIGQANISLPPVLQSTFFAMFLFAVGYAVGPQFVRALRSDGLPQVVFAVLVCISGLVTAVILGKLLGYNAALTAGLLSGGYTNSTVLGVATDLISQSGLDPQQLKMALSLMPVAYAVTYPFGTAGSAWILATLAPKMLKFDLAAECEAYEKAHGTGVGNGTTAYREFSARAFRVNNPELIGKSVREIERLFNHEIFVRRVRNGNRIVDCDDCTVIHENDVVAFSGSLSALIAYQDRFGVEVKDVPLLDFSTELLDLVVTNRAYANKTLGEILRTLFGKPGRGVFLTKFVRSDLAMPLNSEITIQRGDVLTILGAKEDVAKIAKELGYADRPLENSDMAFMGFGIVVGSLLGAITVHVAGIPLSFGTSVGAIVAGIFCGYLRSTKRTFGRIPGPALWVFNNVGLNGFIAVIGLNAAPGFVSGLQTYGVTLFLAGTVVTMVPLFVGLFLGHYVFKFNPAIMLGACAGARSTTAALGALQDAGRSKVPALGYTIGYAVSRLVMAVLTIVVVNVF
- a CDS encoding complex I 51 kDa subunit family protein, whose amino-acid sequence is MTSLNQILLNPAIQLGADLDGWFAAGGGLGLDAALADPGAIIPALEAAGLRGMGGAGFPTHRKWAAAAAAQNTDRTVVCNGNEDEPGTFKDRHLLRWTPHQVIEGALIAALAIGARRVFLYINPQQIEALAEMRRAVAQWADTDRLRAVERRIGATLELTVFPTSGRYIGGEETAVISSLEGGFPFPRRKPPFPAESGYRGTPTLINNTETLANVPHILRHGAAWYRRLGLGEAVGTKLYSLSGDVLRPGLYELPMGTPLQDLIFVHGGGMLEGKAFKAVFTGGPSNTLLTARDLDVALDFDSVRARRSRLGTGAMIVISEGTSIVRKVAEYIDFFAKGSCGQCPPCKAGTFQMARLLDRVDSGRAVPADLAALYNLCQILPGSGRCGLIDGAVTVVESSLHTFPAEYRIGEPSPVP
- a CDS encoding NAD-dependent malic enzyme, producing MASQLKHVESTKAPLHALASSGLALLHEPNQNKGTAFSRDERQALGLEGLLPHAVESLDRQVERVLSHLDTKMDDLERYIYLIGLEDRNETVFYKTIMSDPKRFIPILYDPTVADACLTFGNLYRRARGMYITRHMKGRIAEVLRNWPRKDVRFICVSTGGRILGLGDIGANGMGIPIGKLQLYTACAAVPPDCLLPVLFDIGTTNESLRADPFYLGTREPPLAEAELDELTEEFITAVQEVFPDCCVHFEDWKGTDAIRMLDRYRDRILTYNDDIQGTASVALAGIAAAMNITGGKLSEQRVLFLGAGSAGIGISKLIAAEMQTKGLTAEEARARIALFDVNGLVEASRTDLTEAQKLYAHKGPPTKDFVKFIKEFKPTVLIGVSTKAGAFNQQVVEAMSQLNERPVIFALSNPTTKAECTAEQAYTWSKGKALFAAGVQFDDVEFEGKIYRPGQANNFYIYPAIGLATYVARPKRLTDECFIVAAHATADQVGPALCAKGMLYPSQDQILETEVTTATRIVEYMFDAGLAQVERPRDIRAWIEGQLYKPHY